In one window of Deinococcus terrestris DNA:
- the hpaI gene encoding 4-hydroxy-2-oxoheptanedioate aldolase has protein sequence MAAENGFKQALTRGDTLHGLWLALADAYSAEVCAGAGFDWLVVDGEHAPNDLRSILAQLQALAAYPSAPVVRLPVGDPVLIKQMLDIGARTLLIPMVESAAQAREMVAATRYPPQGSRGVASALVRASAFSRDTDYLQHANGGICLLVQVESAAALGELDSIAAVEGVDGVFVGPADLAASLGHLGHPAHPDVQAAIRDAAGRIRAAGKAAGILATDDATARRYLDWGYTFVAVGVDVLLLTRASTELLARFRD, from the coding sequence GTGGCGGCTGAGAACGGGTTCAAGCAGGCCCTGACCCGTGGCGACACCCTCCACGGCCTGTGGCTGGCCCTGGCCGACGCCTACAGCGCCGAGGTCTGCGCGGGGGCGGGCTTCGACTGGTTGGTGGTGGACGGCGAGCACGCGCCCAACGACCTGCGGAGCATCCTTGCGCAGCTTCAGGCGCTGGCCGCGTACCCCTCGGCCCCGGTGGTGCGCCTGCCCGTGGGCGACCCGGTGCTGATCAAGCAGATGCTCGACATCGGTGCCCGCACTCTCCTGATTCCAATGGTGGAGTCGGCGGCGCAGGCACGGGAGATGGTGGCGGCGACCCGCTACCCGCCGCAGGGCAGCCGGGGGGTGGCGAGTGCCCTGGTGCGGGCGAGCGCCTTCTCGCGGGACACCGATTACCTCCAGCACGCGAACGGGGGCATTTGCCTGCTGGTGCAGGTAGAGTCGGCGGCGGCGCTAGGGGAGCTGGACAGCATCGCCGCTGTGGAGGGCGTGGACGGCGTGTTCGTCGGCCCCGCCGACCTCGCTGCGAGCCTGGGGCACCTGGGCCACCCGGCCCACCCCGACGTGCAGGCGGCCATCCGGGATGCGGCGGGGCGCATCCGGGCGGCGGGCAAGGCGGCGGGCATCCTCGCCACCGACGACGCCACGGCGCGGCGGTATCTGGACTGGGGTTACACCTTCGTGGCGGTCGGGGTGGACGTTTTGCTCCTGACCCGCGCCAGCACAGAGCTCCTGGCCCGCTTCCGAGACTGA
- a CDS encoding SWIM zinc finger family protein, with translation MNSILDQWSSDAVLALAPDSSSAKAAQKLARPAQWPTLDRDGDVLWGECQGSGAHPYLVGVDARSAEIASKCSCPSRKFPCKHALGLLLLHAARSGEWQASPPPPDLAKWLGGRTERAGKAAQPSEGVPADPAAQAKAQATRDRKKTAGLGDLELWLSDLVREGLGAARARPYGDWDRQAARLVDAQLPGAARLVRQIPELLHDETGEALTAHLGKLWLLTQGWRVRETLGEFERSDLLTALGAPLDRASLPEAESQMWQALGSVQEEEGKLTVRRTWLLGKGEALALLLDFAPTGQALAAPLVTGRPFTAAVAYAPSAYAQRAVVQGELAPAGEPLPLPVGTLSDMQARYAAALALNPWLERVGAFVGPAYLHLDPPQLCDAEGHAVPLSARVEQADLWAMLAQAETRMQTYFGEWDGQSFVPVGAVSAEVPLPGAELTEPGVPT, from the coding sequence TTGAATTCGATTCTTGACCAATGGTCTTCTGACGCTGTCCTTGCTCTCGCCCCTGACAGCAGCAGCGCCAAAGCCGCCCAGAAGCTTGCCCGCCCCGCGCAGTGGCCCACCCTGGACCGGGACGGCGACGTGCTGTGGGGCGAGTGCCAGGGCAGCGGGGCGCACCCCTACCTCGTGGGCGTGGACGCCCGCAGCGCCGAGATCGCCAGCAAGTGCAGTTGCCCCAGCCGCAAGTTTCCCTGCAAGCACGCCCTGGGGTTGTTGCTGCTGCACGCCGCCCGATCTGGTGAGTGGCAGGCTTCTCCCCCGCCCCCCGACCTCGCCAAGTGGTTGGGGGGCCGCACCGAACGGGCCGGGAAGGCCGCGCAGCCCTCTGAGGGCGTGCCCGCCGACCCCGCCGCGCAGGCGAAGGCCCAGGCCACCCGCGACCGCAAGAAGACGGCGGGCCTGGGAGACCTCGAACTGTGGCTGAGCGACCTCGTGCGGGAGGGGCTTGGGGCGGCCCGTGCCCGCCCGTACGGCGACTGGGACCGGCAGGCGGCGCGGCTGGTGGACGCGCAGCTTCCGGGCGCGGCGCGGCTGGTCCGGCAGATTCCCGAACTGCTGCACGACGAGACGGGTGAGGCCCTCACCGCGCACCTCGGCAAGCTCTGGCTGCTCACCCAGGGCTGGCGGGTGCGCGAAACCCTGGGTGAGTTCGAGCGCAGTGACCTCCTGACCGCGCTGGGGGCACCGCTCGACCGGGCCAGCCTTCCCGAAGCCGAGTCGCAGATGTGGCAGGCCCTCGGCTCGGTGCAGGAGGAGGAGGGCAAGCTGACCGTGCGCCGCACCTGGCTGCTGGGGAAAGGAGAGGCGTTGGCCCTGCTGCTCGACTTCGCGCCGACGGGACAGGCACTGGCCGCGCCACTGGTCACGGGGCGGCCCTTCACGGCGGCGGTAGCTTACGCGCCCTCGGCGTATGCGCAGCGGGCCGTCGTACAGGGTGAGCTGGCTCCAGCGGGCGAACCGCTCCCCCTCCCCGTCGGCACCCTGTCAGACATGCAGGCCCGGTATGCGGCGGCCCTGGCCCTGAATCCCTGGCTGGAGCGCGTCGGCGCGTTTGTCGGCCCGGCATACCTCCACCTCGACCCGCCGCAACTGTGCGACGCCGAGGGTCACGCCGTCCCGCTGAGCGCGCGGGTGGAACAGGCCGACCTCTGGGCCATGCTTGCCCAGGCCGAAACGCGGATGCAGACGTATTTCGGCGAGTGGGACGGTCAGAGCTTCGTGCCTGTGGGGGCAGTCTCCGCTGAGGTACCCCTGCCCGGAGCCGAACTTACCGAACCCGGAGTGCCCACGTGA
- a CDS encoding DUF5691 domain-containing protein, protein MSRDLRELAVIATRGTSRAELPAPSGPLAGALASVPGDTPEALLLGRAALLGLYARAGAPLGKAAAPPPTPLPAAERPLPPALAALLPRLIRMDAVLAAEALNTVTARGWTLNAAQVLALHRQQPDLARDLWSLADGRARVTLDAHPLHAQAQKAEEKAAWGARLAALAEGRRHDPAQAAGELQELWATQPADRRKDLLALVRQDLRPEDRPLLEGAARDRSPEVQKQVRQLLGHLPGPLQDELLALLPQAVKVSGLLKKKVTFGAFDLPAALGKPRAGQYDDSDLHRLLGALPTGLILETLGLGWEELEKAARARHWSLANELHGPPPPAPPPLDPETARARLRDLARQPRVSPEKLLLAVQALLPDPWADLGAEPTDLQTALAVRALDLIQRGGQSGLVQGLAGLLGQRLSPDLTVPPPTPLPFELPPRPKQLPSWQTPADWEESERQSHAYREQAAFQAWRELTDTLRLRREWRDALAAHSDL, encoded by the coding sequence GTGAGCCGCGACCTGCGCGAACTCGCCGTGATCGCCACGCGCGGCACCAGCCGGGCCGAGCTGCCCGCGCCCTCGGGACCACTGGCCGGGGCGCTGGCGAGCGTGCCCGGCGACACCCCCGAGGCGCTGCTGCTGGGCCGCGCCGCGCTGCTCGGCCTGTACGCCCGCGCCGGAGCGCCCCTCGGGAAAGCCGCCGCGCCGCCGCCCACCCCGCTTCCTGCCGCCGAGCGTCCGCTGCCGCCTGCGCTGGCCGCCCTGCTGCCCAGGCTGATCCGCATGGATGCCGTCCTGGCCGCCGAGGCACTGAACACCGTGACGGCGCGCGGCTGGACCCTGAACGCCGCGCAGGTGCTGGCGCTGCACCGGCAACAGCCGGACCTCGCCCGCGACCTCTGGTCCCTGGCCGACGGGCGTGCTCGGGTCACCCTGGACGCTCACCCTCTGCACGCCCAGGCGCAGAAGGCCGAGGAGAAAGCTGCCTGGGGAGCGCGGCTGGCGGCCCTGGCCGAAGGGCGCCGCCACGACCCCGCCCAGGCCGCCGGGGAGCTTCAGGAGCTGTGGGCCACCCAGCCCGCCGACCGCCGCAAAGACCTGCTGGCCCTGGTGCGCCAGGACCTGCGCCCCGAGGATCGCCCGCTGCTCGAAGGTGCGGCGCGCGACCGTTCGCCCGAGGTGCAAAAACAGGTGCGACAGTTGCTCGGTCACCTCCCCGGCCCCTTGCAAGACGAGCTGCTGGCGTTGCTGCCCCAAGCGGTCAAGGTGAGCGGCCTTCTGAAGAAGAAAGTGACCTTCGGGGCCTTCGACCTCCCCGCCGCGCTCGGCAAGCCCCGGGCCGGGCAGTACGACGACAGCGACCTGCACCGCCTGCTGGGCGCGCTGCCCACCGGGCTGATCCTGGAGACGCTGGGCCTGGGTTGGGAGGAGCTGGAAAAGGCCGCCCGGGCGCGTCACTGGTCCCTGGCGAACGAACTGCATGGGCCGCCCCCTCCGGCCCCACCACCGCTCGACCCAGAAACGGCCCGCGCCCGGCTGCGCGACCTTGCCAGGCAGCCTAGGGTGTCTCCGGAAAAGCTGTTGCTCGCGGTGCAGGCCCTACTGCCGGACCCCTGGGCGGACCTCGGAGCCGAACCCACTGACCTCCAGACGGCCCTAGCCGTGCGTGCGCTCGACCTGATTCAACGCGGGGGCCAGAGCGGACTGGTGCAGGGGCTGGCCGGACTGCTGGGCCAGCGCCTCTCGCCCGACCTGACCGTGCCCCCGCCCACGCCCCTCCCGTTCGAGCTGCCGCCGCGTCCCAAACAGCTTCCCTCTTGGCAGACCCCCGCCGACTGGGAAGAAAGCGAGCGCCAGAGCCACGCCTACCGAGAACAGGCTGCCTTTCAGGCCTGGCGCGAGTTGACCGACACCCTGCGGTTGCGCCGCGAGTGGCGGGACGCCCTGGCCGCCCATTCAGACCTCTGA
- a CDS encoding ATP-binding protein: protein MTSTPEVLRQHAEQAYAHELAALAEHDRHPRPPKWNLSPRAVLTYLMGGRAGDTEITPKYVGEARLMEIAVATLATDRALLLIGVPGTAKSWVSEHLAAAISGDSTLLVQGTAGTDENAIRYGWNYARLLAEGPSEAALVESPVMHAMRQGKIARLEELTRVQSDVQDTLITILSEKTLPVPELNTEVQAVRGFNLIATANNRDKGVNDLSSALKRRFNTVVLPVPDSLEDELSIVIRRVEALGRSLGLPELPPALDEIRRVVTVFRELRAGVTEDGKTKLKTPSGSLSVAEAISVVTNGLTLAAHFGDGELSSRDVAASVIGAVVKDPVQDQAVWNEYLETAVKKRAGWKEFYAACREVS, encoded by the coding sequence ATGACCAGCACCCCCGAAGTCCTGCGCCAGCACGCCGAGCAAGCCTACGCCCACGAACTCGCCGCCCTCGCCGAGCATGACCGTCACCCGCGCCCGCCGAAGTGGAACCTCAGTCCGCGCGCCGTCCTGACCTATCTAATGGGCGGGCGGGCCGGGGATACTGAGATCACCCCGAAGTACGTGGGCGAGGCGCGGCTGATGGAGATCGCCGTGGCGACCCTCGCCACCGACCGGGCGCTGCTCTTGATCGGCGTGCCGGGCACCGCCAAGAGCTGGGTGAGCGAGCACCTGGCCGCCGCCATCTCGGGCGACTCCACCCTGCTCGTGCAGGGGACGGCGGGCACCGACGAGAACGCCATCCGCTACGGCTGGAACTACGCGCGGCTGCTGGCCGAGGGACCCAGCGAGGCCGCGCTCGTCGAGAGCCCGGTCATGCACGCCATGCGCCAGGGCAAGATCGCCCGCCTGGAGGAGCTGACGCGCGTGCAGAGCGACGTGCAGGACACCCTCATCACCATCCTCTCGGAAAAGACGCTGCCGGTGCCCGAGCTAAACACGGAGGTGCAGGCGGTGCGCGGCTTCAACCTGATCGCCACGGCGAACAACCGCGACAAGGGCGTCAACGACCTGTCGAGTGCCCTCAAGCGCCGCTTCAACACGGTCGTCCTGCCCGTGCCCGACAGCCTGGAGGACGAACTGAGCATCGTGATCCGCCGCGTCGAGGCGCTGGGCCGCAGCCTGGGCTTGCCCGAGCTGCCCCCGGCCCTCGACGAGATTCGGCGCGTGGTGACGGTCTTCCGCGAGTTGCGCGCGGGCGTCACCGAGGACGGGAAGACCAAGCTCAAGACCCCCAGCGGCAGCCTCAGCGTGGCCGAGGCGATCAGCGTGGTCACGAACGGGCTGACCCTGGCCGCCCACTTCGGCGACGGCGAGCTGAGCAGCCGTGACGTGGCCGCCAGCGTCATCGGGGCCGTGGTGAAAGACCCGGTGCAGGACCAGGCCGTGTGGAACGAGTACCTGGAGACGGCGGTCAAGAAACGGGCCGGGTGGAAGGAGTTCTATGCGGCGTGCCGGGAGGTGAGCTGA
- a CDS encoding SMI1/KNR4 family protein, protein MDDLTGFWSTDHMDYQRRDLILPPLTPELVVSVEAQLGYRLPTLYVELLKIQNGGLPARTCFPTSEATSWAEDHVAITSLFGIGGQHTSGLPEASQFMVSEWGYPPIGVYFADCPSAGHDMVALDYRACGPQSEPSVVHVDQEGDYRITWLAPDFATFVKGLLPEEAFGDDPEETKADDLERIQTGAFSPELEALLAAFPDPTMAARLRALAAVIVHEKGFFALHADPYSTLMYDLQFLLHSHRHAVRDGESYVEGVYPSLVALADSQGFSTGGYAPDFVADWLRDARARGRIASTAEGLQFTPEAARGVLEALTEVWESR, encoded by the coding sequence GTGGATGACCTGACGGGCTTCTGGTCCACCGACCATATGGACTACCAGCGCAGGGACCTGATTCTGCCGCCCCTGACGCCCGAACTCGTCGTCTCGGTGGAGGCGCAACTCGGCTACCGTCTGCCGACTCTTTACGTGGAACTGCTGAAGATTCAGAACGGCGGGCTGCCCGCACGCACCTGCTTTCCCACATCGGAAGCGACCTCCTGGGCGGAGGATCACGTCGCCATCACCAGCCTCTTCGGCATCGGCGGACAGCACACCTCTGGGCTGCCGGAGGCCAGTCAGTTCATGGTGAGCGAATGGGGCTACCCGCCCATCGGGGTCTATTTCGCGGACTGCCCCTCGGCGGGACACGACATGGTGGCGCTGGACTACCGGGCGTGCGGCCCCCAGAGTGAGCCTTCTGTGGTCCACGTGGATCAGGAGGGGGACTACCGCATCACGTGGCTGGCCCCGGACTTCGCCACCTTCGTGAAGGGCTTGTTGCCGGAAGAGGCGTTCGGGGACGATCCGGAGGAAACCAAGGCCGACGATCTGGAGCGTATCCAGACAGGGGCGTTCAGCCCGGAACTGGAGGCGCTGCTGGCGGCCTTTCCCGATCCGACCATGGCCGCGCGGCTGCGGGCGCTGGCCGCCGTCATCGTGCACGAGAAGGGCTTCTTTGCGCTGCACGCCGACCCGTACTCGACGCTGATGTACGACCTGCAATTCCTGCTTCACAGCCACCGCCACGCCGTCCGGGACGGGGAGAGCTACGTCGAGGGCGTGTACCCTTCGCTGGTCGCCCTCGCAGATAGCCAGGGCTTTTCCACTGGCGGCTACGCGCCGGACTTTGTGGCGGACTGGCTGAGGGACGCGCGGGCACGGGGCCGGATTGCGTCCACGGCGGAAGGTCTTCAGTTCACACCGGAGGCGGCGCGGGGCGTGCTGGAAGCCCTAACAGAAGTTTGGGAATCCCGTTGA
- a CDS encoding antitoxin — translation MARHRTFKSGNSQEVRNPPERQPSDDEGRIARRGRKLIITLVQGQDGRATFEALAAFDGPIEREQPAMQQREVLEDG, via the coding sequence GTGGCACGCCACCGAACGTTCAAGAGTGGAAACAGTCAGGAGGTCCGGAATCCGCCAGAGCGTCAACCGTCTGACGACGAGGGGCGAATCGCGCGGCGGGGTCGGAAGCTGATCATCACGTTGGTGCAGGGGCAGGATGGCCGGGCCACTTTTGAGGCGCTGGCTGCCTTTGACGGCCCCATCGAACGCGAGCAGCCCGCGATGCAGCAACGGGAAGTGCTGGAGGACGGCTGA
- a CDS encoding DUF5682 family protein codes for MSDLTIYPIRHHGPGSARSVERALEAHPPATLLIEGPVDADGLLPFLNDPALTPPVAVMAHVQGQPERSVFYPLAEFSPEFVAIRWALKRGVPVAFMDLPASVTLAQKEEGDVPAEADPDAEPVPTSPADAVRTDPLALLAGAAGYSDFERWWDALVESRGEGEAVFAAIAEVMAAVREDEDGHTSERDLIREAQMRQTIRAALGRGSVAVVCGAWHAPALTPEVLAREAKADPARVKNLPKAKVALTLTPWTHGRLTQASGYGAGVTSPGWYAHLYGTPAQVTERWLTRSARLLRERGLDASSAQVIDAVRLADALATLRGRSLAGLDELTDATRAVFAWDSDTPLRLLSEELFVGEALGTVPSGVPAVPLEQDLAGTLARLRLKREAVTRQVTLDLREDAGLGRSQLFHRLNLLGVPWAREAASRGAGTFKEAWTLRWEPEFSVRLVEASRHGNTLVRAANAAAISQARQAPDLGALSALLEVTRLCGLPGAASFTLARLDARAADADTAALLLSLPPLARLARYGDVRAREGDDLRPVFRTLIARAAAGLPNAAHGLGEEAAGTLHGQIVGADAAVRLLDDPEASGEWVAALHALDAEGTAPLLRGDAVNRLRDRGILDAEQVQSRLAAALAPGAPPLDVAAWLGGFIGEDGGTLRHDPAALALLDAWVTELDPDAFGEVLPPLRRALSRLEPHARKRLGEELRGLERAEQAAQVNGDLGAGVVPVVLRLLGVTLPQGDAQ; via the coding sequence ATGTCTGACCTCACCATCTATCCCATTCGCCACCACGGACCCGGTTCGGCGCGCAGCGTGGAAAGGGCGCTGGAGGCCCACCCGCCCGCCACGTTGCTGATCGAGGGGCCGGTGGACGCCGACGGCCTGCTACCCTTCCTGAACGACCCCGCCCTCACGCCTCCCGTCGCGGTCATGGCGCATGTGCAGGGCCAGCCCGAGCGCTCGGTGTTCTACCCGCTGGCCGAGTTCAGCCCGGAGTTCGTGGCGATCCGTTGGGCTTTGAAACGCGGCGTTCCCGTGGCCTTCATGGACCTGCCCGCCAGCGTGACCCTCGCGCAGAAGGAGGAAGGGGACGTTCCAGCCGAAGCCGACCCGGACGCCGAGCCGGTGCCCACCTCTCCCGCCGACGCCGTGCGCACCGACCCGCTCGCGCTGCTGGCTGGGGCGGCGGGCTACAGCGACTTCGAGCGCTGGTGGGACGCCCTGGTCGAGTCGCGCGGCGAGGGCGAGGCGGTCTTCGCGGCGATTGCCGAGGTCATGGCGGCGGTGCGCGAGGATGAGGACGGGCACACCTCGGAGCGCGACCTCATCCGTGAGGCGCAGATGCGCCAGACCATCCGAGCGGCCCTGGGACGCGGCAGCGTGGCCGTGGTCTGTGGCGCGTGGCATGCCCCGGCCCTCACCCCCGAGGTGCTGGCGCGCGAGGCGAAGGCCGACCCGGCGCGGGTCAAGAATCTCCCCAAAGCAAAGGTCGCCCTCACCCTCACCCCCTGGACGCACGGACGGCTCACGCAGGCGAGCGGGTACGGGGCGGGCGTCACGTCGCCGGGCTGGTACGCGCACCTCTACGGCACGCCTGCGCAGGTCACCGAGCGCTGGCTGACCCGCTCGGCACGGCTGCTGCGCGAGCGTGGGCTGGATGCGTCGAGTGCCCAGGTGATCGACGCAGTGCGCTTGGCTGACGCGCTGGCGACCCTGCGCGGGCGGAGTCTCGCGGGCCTGGACGAGCTGACCGACGCCACGCGAGCCGTCTTCGCCTGGGATTCCGACACCCCGCTGCGCCTCCTCTCGGAAGAGCTGTTCGTGGGCGAGGCGCTGGGCACTGTCCCCTCCGGTGTGCCCGCCGTGCCGCTGGAACAGGACCTGGCCGGAACGCTGGCCCGGCTGCGCCTGAAGCGCGAGGCTGTCACCCGCCAAGTCACCCTCGACCTGCGCGAGGACGCGGGCCTGGGCCGCTCGCAGCTCTTCCACCGCCTGAACCTGCTCGGCGTGCCGTGGGCGAGGGAGGCGGCCAGCCGGGGCGCGGGCACCTTCAAGGAGGCGTGGACCCTGCGCTGGGAGCCGGAGTTCAGCGTGCGCCTCGTCGAGGCGAGCCGTCACGGCAACACGCTGGTGCGCGCGGCGAACGCGGCGGCCATCTCCCAGGCGCGGCAGGCCCCGGACCTGGGCGCCCTCTCGGCATTGCTGGAGGTGACGCGGCTGTGTGGACTGCCGGGCGCCGCCAGCTTCACCCTCGCCCGGCTGGACGCCCGCGCCGCCGACGCCGACACCGCCGCGCTGCTGCTCTCGCTGCCGCCCCTGGCGCGGCTGGCCCGCTACGGCGACGTGCGGGCGCGCGAGGGCGACGACCTGCGACCCGTGTTCCGCACCCTGATCGCCCGCGCCGCCGCCGGGCTGCCCAACGCCGCGCACGGGCTGGGCGAGGAGGCTGCCGGAACGCTCCACGGCCAGATCGTGGGGGCCGACGCGGCGGTGCGCCTCCTCGACGACCCGGAGGCGAGTGGTGAATGGGTGGCGGCCCTGCACGCCTTGGACGCGGAGGGCACCGCGCCCCTCCTGCGCGGCGACGCCGTGAACCGCCTGCGCGACCGGGGCATCCTCGACGCCGAACAGGTGCAGTCCAGGCTCGCGGCGGCGCTCGCGCCGGGGGCACCGCCGCTCGACGTGGCCGCGTGGCTGGGCGGCTTCATCGGCGAGGACGGCGGGACGCTGCGGCACGACCCGGCGGCCCTAGCCCTGCTCGACGCCTGGGTGACGGAACTCGACCCGGACGCCTTCGGCGAGGTGCTGCCCCCCCTGCGCCGCGCCCTCTCGCGCCTGGAACCACATGCCCGCAAGAGGCTGGGCGAGGAGTTGCGCGGGCTGGAACGCGCCGAACAGGCGGCGCAGGTCAACGGCGACCTAGGGGCGGGCGTGGTGCCCGTCGTGCTGCGGCTGCTGGGCGTGACGCTGCCTCAAGGAGACGCTCAATGA
- a CDS encoding VWA domain-containing protein, whose amino-acid sequence MTEPAPQNLTPEQERLRRWRLLLGGETAKGESADGIGCELGEHDRRLDAALASLYDGAPFTLQTGRPQGGRKSHRNVGFGKSAPAVAAWLGEVRDLFPQSAVQVMQGDAVERLNLKTLLLEPELMEHLQPDVHMAATLISLKDAMPDQAKALARQVVARVVDDLQARLAEPLRSAVTGSLNRSQRNLRPRQNEVDWGRTLLRNLRTYDPKRRSVIPERLVGYGRARRQLKAVTLCVDQSGSMASSVVYAGIFGAVLASLPALKTNVVVYDTAVVDLTEHLADPVDVLFGVQLGGGNDTPLALRYCRGLLTNPEEHTFVLISDLYEGSGSAEMIRRLNEFREMGARVIVLLALDDDGRPSYDHDNAAKLAALGIPVFACTPDYFPELMATALGGADIGAWAASRGIVTARAGAETGGSPGRGA is encoded by the coding sequence ATGACTGAACCCGCTCCCCAGAACCTGACTCCCGAGCAAGAACGCCTGCGCCGCTGGCGCCTCCTCCTGGGCGGCGAGACCGCGAAAGGCGAGAGCGCCGACGGCATCGGCTGCGAGCTGGGCGAGCACGACCGCCGCCTCGACGCGGCGCTGGCCTCGCTGTACGACGGCGCACCCTTCACCCTGCAAACCGGGAGGCCGCAGGGGGGCCGCAAGTCGCACCGCAACGTGGGCTTCGGCAAGAGCGCCCCGGCGGTGGCGGCGTGGCTGGGCGAGGTCCGCGACCTCTTCCCGCAGTCGGCAGTCCAGGTCATGCAGGGGGACGCGGTGGAGCGGCTCAACCTGAAAACCCTGCTGCTCGAACCCGAGCTGATGGAGCACCTGCAACCCGACGTGCACATGGCCGCCACCCTGATCAGCCTCAAGGACGCCATGCCGGACCAGGCCAAGGCGCTGGCGCGGCAGGTGGTGGCGCGGGTGGTGGACGACCTGCAGGCCCGCCTCGCCGAGCCGCTGCGCAGCGCCGTGACGGGCAGCCTCAACCGCTCGCAGCGCAACCTGCGCCCCCGCCAGAACGAGGTGGACTGGGGCCGCACCCTCCTTAGAAATCTACGGACCTACGACCCCAAGCGCCGCAGCGTGATTCCCGAGCGGCTGGTGGGGTACGGACGCGCCCGGCGGCAACTCAAGGCCGTGACCCTCTGCGTGGACCAGTCGGGGAGCATGGCATCCAGCGTGGTTTACGCGGGCATCTTCGGCGCGGTGCTGGCGAGCCTCCCGGCCCTGAAGACGAACGTGGTCGTGTACGACACGGCGGTCGTGGACCTGACCGAGCACCTCGCCGACCCGGTGGATGTGCTGTTCGGCGTGCAGCTCGGCGGGGGGAACGACACGCCGCTGGCCCTGCGCTACTGCCGGGGCCTGCTCACCAACCCCGAGGAGCACACCTTCGTCCTGATCTCCGACCTGTACGAGGGCTCGGGCAGCGCCGAGATGATCCGCCGCCTGAACGAATTTCGCGAGATGGGAGCCCGTGTGATCGTGCTGCTGGCCCTCGACGACGACGGGAGGCCGAGCTACGACCACGACAACGCGGCGAAGCTGGCCGCTTTGGGCATTCCGGTCTTCGCCTGCACGCCGGACTACTTCCCCGAGCTGATGGCGACTGCGCTGGGGGGAGCCGACATCGGGGCCTGGGCGGCCTCGCGCGGCATCGTGACGGCGCGGGCGGGGGCCGAAACCGGGGGAAGTCCGGGCAGGGGGGCGTGA
- a CDS encoding alpha/beta hydrolase yields MNTTRRLGLGVALGALGAWMYSRRAASYVRLHPELRSPLLRLRHPAFSGPVVSALSRVPRRVSDPADVHFERRDVPGPAGAPDVTVLLYRPQNGQRNPAALLYLHGGGFITGSADAYHRQCTRFANELGLLVVNVDYRLAPKTPFPGPLEDCYAALKWLHAHAAELGVDPERIAVAGDSAGAGLAAGLAQLAHDRGEVSVAFQLLLYPMLDDRTVLRTDHGGRGEFVWTPGSNRLGWTAYLGHAPRLEDAPAYAAPARREDLSGLAPAWIGVGTLDLFYLEDREYARRLVEAGVPCEFFEVDGAYHASELFMPGASVSGLFLERSLDALRRGLQLHPPILAPSPSAG; encoded by the coding sequence ATGAACACCACAAGACGGCTGGGGCTCGGCGTGGCGCTCGGTGCGCTGGGCGCGTGGATGTATTCAAGGCGCGCCGCGTCATACGTCCGGCTACATCCCGAACTGCGGTCCCCACTGCTGCGCCTGCGTCACCCGGCCTTCAGTGGGCCGGTCGTCTCGGCGCTCAGCCGTGTTCCGCGCCGCGTGTCCGACCCGGCAGACGTGCACTTCGAGCGGCGCGACGTGCCCGGTCCGGCGGGGGCGCCCGACGTGACGGTGCTGCTGTACCGTCCCCAGAACGGCCAAAGGAACCCGGCGGCCCTGCTGTACCTCCACGGCGGGGGGTTCATCACGGGTTCGGCGGACGCGTACCACCGGCAGTGCACGCGCTTCGCGAACGAGCTGGGGCTGCTCGTGGTGAACGTGGACTACCGCCTCGCGCCCAAGACGCCCTTTCCGGGGCCGCTGGAGGACTGCTACGCCGCATTGAAGTGGCTTCACGCCCACGCTGCGGAACTCGGCGTCGACCCTGAGCGGATTGCCGTGGCGGGGGACAGCGCCGGGGCGGGGCTCGCAGCAGGGCTCGCGCAGCTCGCGCACGACCGTGGGGAGGTGTCCGTGGCCTTCCAGCTGCTGCTGTACCCCATGCTGGACGACCGGACGGTGCTGCGAACCGATCACGGGGGCCGGGGGGAATTTGTGTGGACGCCCGGCTCGAACCGGTTGGGTTGGACAGCCTACCTGGGGCACGCGCCCCGCCTGGAGGACGCGCCCGCGTATGCGGCGCCCGCCCGCCGGGAAGACCTCTCGGGTCTTGCGCCCGCGTGGATCGGAGTGGGCACCCTGGATCTGTTTTACCTGGAGGACCGGGAGTACGCGCGCCGCCTCGTGGAGGCGGGGGTGCCGTGCGAGTTCTTCGAGGTGGACGGCGCCTATCACGCGAGTGAACTGTTCATGCCGGGTGCGTCGGTATCGGGCCTGTTCCTGGAACGGAGCCTCGACGCGTTGCGGCGTGGATTGCAGCTTCACCCGCCGATCCTGGCACCCAGCCCATCAGCAGGGTGA